A window from Dromaius novaehollandiae isolate bDroNov1 chromosome 1, bDroNov1.hap1, whole genome shotgun sequence encodes these proteins:
- the ETFBKMT gene encoding electron transfer flavoprotein beta subunit lysine methyltransferase isoform X2: MAFHGWKQFLFLGRQNAFAKAWRSRKGSPSLGWKRCCHWSAGKSLDPEMRAFLEENTEITSSGNLTPEIQLRLLTPRCRFWHEKLDLWPYGDPFWAIYWPGGQALSRYILDNPCVVKGRSVLDLGSGCGATAIAAVMSGASQVLANDIDPIAGMAMILNCELNHLNPFPITIKNIINSEGKKRQPATMGTWCRMKKSFFS, translated from the exons ATGGCCTTCCATGGCTGGAAGCAGTTCCTCTTCTTGGGCAGGCAGAATGCTTTTGCCAAAGCTTGGAGGAGCAGGAAGGGAAGCCCTTCTCTGGGTTGGAAACGCTGCTGTCACTGGAGTGCTGGCAAGTCTTTGGACCCTGAGATGAGAGCATTTCTGGAGGAGAACACAGAGATCACCAGCAGCGGGAACCTCACACCAGAGATACAACTGCGCCTCCTCACCCCTCGCTGCAGGTTCTGGCACGAAAAACTTGACCTGTGGCCTTATGGGGACCCTTTCTGGGCAATTTACTGGCCAGGAGGTCAAGCCCTGTCCAG GTATATTTTAGATAATCCATGTGTTGTTAAAGGGCGATCAGTTTTGGATCTTGGAAGTGGATGTGGAGCAACAGCAATAGCTGCTGTGATGAGTGGTGCATCCCAAGTCCTTGCTAACGACATTGACCCTA TTGCAGGAATGGCAATGATCTTAAACTGTGAACTGAACCATCTGAATCCCTTCCCCATCACCATTAAGAACATCATTAATTCAGAG GGAAAAAAACGGCAGCCTGCCACGATGGGGACCTGGTGCAGGatgaagaaatctttcttttcatga
- the ETFBKMT gene encoding electron transfer flavoprotein beta subunit lysine methyltransferase isoform X1, whose translation MAFHGWKQFLFLGRQNAFAKAWRSRKGSPSLGWKRCCHWSAGKSLDPEMRAFLEENTEITSSGNLTPEIQLRLLTPRCRFWHEKLDLWPYGDPFWAIYWPGGQALSRYILDNPCVVKGRSVLDLGSGCGATAIAAVMSGASQVLANDIDPIAGMAMILNCELNHLNPFPITIKNIINSEVGNWDLIVLGDMFYDEQLADGLHHWLRKCIRIRQTKVLIGDPGRHEFLRHRIHSQLHKIVEYSLPESTRQENSGLTSSIVWSYQPSNSLESC comes from the exons ATGGCCTTCCATGGCTGGAAGCAGTTCCTCTTCTTGGGCAGGCAGAATGCTTTTGCCAAAGCTTGGAGGAGCAGGAAGGGAAGCCCTTCTCTGGGTTGGAAACGCTGCTGTCACTGGAGTGCTGGCAAGTCTTTGGACCCTGAGATGAGAGCATTTCTGGAGGAGAACACAGAGATCACCAGCAGCGGGAACCTCACACCAGAGATACAACTGCGCCTCCTCACCCCTCGCTGCAGGTTCTGGCACGAAAAACTTGACCTGTGGCCTTATGGGGACCCTTTCTGGGCAATTTACTGGCCAGGAGGTCAAGCCCTGTCCAG GTATATTTTAGATAATCCATGTGTTGTTAAAGGGCGATCAGTTTTGGATCTTGGAAGTGGATGTGGAGCAACAGCAATAGCTGCTGTGATGAGTGGTGCATCCCAAGTCCTTGCTAACGACATTGACCCTA TTGCAGGAATGGCAATGATCTTAAACTGTGAACTGAACCATCTGAATCCCTTCCCCATCACCATTAAGAACATCATTAATTCAGAGGTGGGCAACTGGGACCTCATTGTTCTAGGGGATATGTTTTATGATGAACAACTGGCTGATGGTCTTCATCACTGGCTGAGGAAATGCATCAGGATACGGCAAACTAAAGTGCTGATTGGTGATCCTGGCAGGCATGAGTTTTTAAGACACAGAATTCACAGTCAATTGCACAAAATTGTAGAATATTCACTTCCTGAATCTACTAGACAAGAAAACAGTGGATTAACATCAAGTATCGTCTGGAGTTATCAGCCCTCAAATAGCTTAGAAAGCTGTTAA